The Stenotrophomonas sp. BIO128-Bstrain region CCACCATCGGGTTGGATTCATCCAGGCGGCGGCCGAGCGGGGCCAGGATCCGGCGCAGGATGCGCAGCAGATGGCTGTCATCGCTGAAGCGCTGCGGCGCCCGCTTGAGCATGCCGCCCTGGGAGACGTGGATGTCCTTGTAGCCGTTGATCAGGATGTCCTCGATCTCCGGGTCATGCAGCAGATCGTCAAGTGGACCGAAGCCGGTCAGCTCTTTCACCAGTGCATTGGCGACGATGTCCTTCTCGGCCTCGTTGATCGGAATCCGCCACTCGTGCACGAAGCCGGCGGTCTGCGCGTGCACGTAGCGCGACACGGTGTCCGGTGCCCACGCGTCGATATCGATGCGCTCGTCCTCGATGCTGTTGAGCAGGTGCTCGTGCGCGGCGATCAGCACCTTCTGGTACTGCTCGGTCTGCTCGAACGGCTGCACGCCGTGCTCGGCGTCGGCAGCGGGTTCGGCGCGGGCGGTGGTGGACGGAAACGGAGTCACTTTGTCTTCCATGGGGAACCACTCAGGCGAAGGGCGAGGTGTTCCCGCCAGCCCCTGGCCGGCGCGGGGGCCGTCGGATCCAGGTGCGACAACAGCGGGGCAAGGGCACGCACATACGGATCACGCGGCGCGTCCTGCAGCAGCAGGCGGCCATGGCTGGCACTGGAACGCAGTGTGGGCCGATCGGGCAGCACTGCCAACAGGGGCAGTTCGAAGCGTGCCGCGATCTGCGCCGGGCTCAGGCCGCTGGCATCGTCATGGCGGTTGATGATCAGCTGCAGCCGGGCATCGCGGGCGCCCACCTGGGCCAGGTGGCGAAGCATCTGGTCCAGCGAGACCAGGGTGCCGATGGACTGATCGGCGATCAGCCAGAGTTCGTCGGCACTGTTGAGCAGGGACACCGGCAATTGGCGCAGCGGCACGCCGCCCAGGTCGCACAGGACGGTGTGGAAGACGCTGCGCAGGCGCTGCATCAACATGCCAGGGTCGGGCAATGCGGTGCCTTCCATGCCGGGTGGCTGGCCGAGCAGGGTGACGCCGGCTGGATGGTGGGCCATCGCGGTGCGCGCCAGCGTGGCATCGATGCGTGCGGCATTGCGCAGCGCATCGTCGAAATGGAAGCTGGGGTCGACGTTGAGGTAGAGCGACAGGTCGCCGGTGGGTTGGCCCAGGTCCAGCAGCAGCGTACCGGCATCGGCCGGTGCCGCATCGCCGGCCGCTGACGGGTTGGACAGCGCGGCCTGGCCGGCGAGGACGCCCAGATGCGCGGCCAG contains the following coding sequences:
- a CDS encoding fimbrial protein, producing the protein MSATLQLVQPRDASMKLVLFAPDRELATLLSALLPSLGTVQWLDSAAPASALEPLRDTGCVVLLDYRHENAAFSAALTRQLQAQAPELPLVAIGSTHVDHMDGVVAALRAGLRDLLDLDSAPQDMEAVLRRAAALAAQGRSSVAVAPPARARMVLLLGVRPGVGSSTLAAHLGVLAGQAALSNPSAAGDAAPADAGTLLLDLGQPTGDLSLYLNVDPSFHFDDALRNAARIDATLARTAMAHHPAGVTLLGQPPGMEGTALPDPGMLMQRLRSVFHTVLCDLGGVPLRQLPVSLLNSADELWLIADQSIGTLVSLDQMLRHLAQVGARDARLQLIINRHDDASGLSPAQIAARFELPLLAVLPDRPTLRSSASHGRLLLQDAPRDPYVRALAPLLSHLDPTAPAPARGWREHLALRLSGSPWKTK